In the genome of Saprospira sp. CCB-QB6, one region contains:
- the ahcY gene encoding adenosylhomocysteinase: METVNKLNYKVKDISLADWGRKEITLAEAEMPGLMALREKYGESKPLKGARIAGCLHMTIQTAVLIETLVALGADVTWSSCNIFSTQDQAAAAIAAAGVPVFAWKGMTEEEYEWCIEQTLHAFEDGQSLNMILDDGGDLTNVVLDKYPEMAKGVFGISEETTTGVHRLYERVKKGTLPMPAINVNDSVTKSKFDNKYGCRESAVDAIRRATDIMLAGKVAVVGGYGDVGKGTAASLRGAGCRVIVTEIDPICALQAAMDGFEVKKMSNAIPRADIIVTATGNKDIIRAEHFKMMNDKTILCNIGHFDNEIDMAWLNKTYGNTKVEIKPQVDLYNVDGNDIIVLAEGRLVNLGCATGHPSFVMSNSFTNQTLAQIELWTKRDGDEYGKDVYMLPKHLDEEVARLHLAKIGVELEELSQEQAEYIGVTVEGPFKPEHYRY; encoded by the coding sequence ATGGAAACAGTAAATAAGTTGAACTACAAAGTAAAAGACATCTCACTAGCTGACTGGGGTCGCAAAGAAATTACGCTAGCCGAAGCAGAAATGCCTGGTTTGATGGCCTTGCGTGAGAAATATGGAGAGAGCAAACCTCTTAAAGGAGCTCGTATTGCAGGTTGTCTGCACATGACTATCCAAACTGCTGTTTTGATCGAAACTTTGGTCGCCTTGGGCGCTGATGTAACTTGGTCATCTTGTAACATTTTCTCTACTCAGGACCAAGCTGCTGCTGCAATTGCTGCTGCTGGTGTACCTGTTTTTGCTTGGAAAGGCATGACAGAAGAAGAGTATGAGTGGTGTATCGAGCAAACACTACATGCTTTTGAAGATGGTCAATCTTTGAACATGATCTTGGATGATGGTGGAGACTTGACAAATGTAGTTTTGGATAAATATCCCGAAATGGCTAAAGGCGTATTCGGTATCTCTGAAGAAACCACTACAGGTGTACACCGTTTGTATGAGCGCGTGAAAAAAGGTACTTTGCCTATGCCCGCTATCAATGTAAACGACTCTGTAACTAAGTCTAAGTTTGATAACAAATATGGCTGCCGCGAGTCTGCTGTAGATGCTATCCGCCGTGCTACTGACATTATGTTGGCTGGTAAGGTTGCTGTTGTAGGTGGTTATGGTGATGTAGGAAAAGGTACTGCTGCTTCTTTGCGTGGTGCTGGTTGCCGTGTAATCGTTACCGAAATTGATCCCATTTGTGCCCTTCAGGCTGCTATGGACGGTTTCGAGGTGAAAAAGATGAGCAACGCTATTCCTCGTGCCGACATTATTGTTACGGCTACAGGTAACAAAGACATCATCCGTGCTGAGCACTTCAAAATGATGAATGACAAGACCATCCTTTGTAATATCGGCCACTTCGATAACGAAATCGACATGGCTTGGTTGAACAAAACTTATGGTAACACTAAGGTAGAAATCAAGCCTCAGGTAGATCTTTATAATGTAGACGGAAACGACATCATCGTATTGGCTGAAGGCCGCTTGGTGAACTTGGGTTGTGCTACTGGACACCCTTCTTTCGTTATGTCAAACTCATTCACCAACCAAACTTTGGCTCAAATTGAACTTTGGACCAAGCGCGACGGAGATGAGTACGGCAAAGACGTATATATGTTGCCCAAGCATCTTGATGAAGAAGTTGCTCGCCTACACTTGGCCAAAATTGGCGTTGAGCTAGAAGAGCTTAGCCAAGAACAAGCCGAATACATTGGCGTAACAGTAGAAGGTCCGTTCAAACCAGAACACTACCGCTACTAA
- a CDS encoding sigma-54-dependent transcriptional regulator produces the protein MVKILIIDDEESIRNVLRDILEMEDYKVDEAKDGINALSKLKKGGYDAVICDIKMPKMDGMEVLERVQILQPDLPVIMISGHGDIDTAVETVKKGAFDYISKPPDLNRLLITIRNALDKSSLVTETKVLKRRIKKSKTQEIIGESEGVQRIKETIDRVAPTDARVLVTGPNGTGKELVARWMHEKSNRADQPIVEVNCAAIPSELIESELFGHEKGAFTSAVKQRIGKFEQANGGTLFLDEIGDMSLSAQAKVLRALQENRITRVGGDKEIKVDVRVVAATNKDLREEINAGRFREDLYHRLAVIIIQVPSLNQRKEDIPLLVEHFVEAICQDYGRPAKKVEADALALLQEMDWTGNIRELRNVIERLIILSENSIKRADVEQFVAPSMHKFHPLRQLFKEHEDLQSLQKEIEAEWHKYKA, from the coding sequence ATGGTAAAAATACTAATCATTGATGATGAGGAGAGTATCCGCAATGTGTTGCGAGATATTCTAGAAATGGAAGACTACAAAGTAGATGAGGCCAAGGATGGCATTAACGCCCTATCTAAACTTAAGAAGGGCGGCTACGATGCAGTCATCTGTGATATCAAAATGCCCAAGATGGATGGGATGGAAGTACTTGAAAGAGTGCAAATCCTGCAACCTGATTTGCCCGTGATTATGATATCGGGGCATGGAGACATAGATACAGCGGTAGAGACCGTTAAAAAAGGGGCTTTTGATTATATCTCTAAGCCGCCAGACCTCAATCGCTTACTGATTACCATCCGCAATGCGCTGGATAAGTCTTCTTTGGTTACAGAAACCAAAGTCCTCAAAAGAAGGATCAAAAAGAGCAAGACCCAAGAGATCATTGGCGAATCGGAAGGGGTGCAACGCATCAAAGAGACGATAGATCGAGTAGCGCCTACTGATGCGCGGGTCTTGGTTACTGGTCCCAACGGAACAGGTAAAGAGCTAGTCGCTCGATGGATGCATGAAAAAAGTAATCGGGCCGATCAACCGATTGTAGAAGTCAACTGCGCCGCCATACCTTCGGAGTTAATTGAGAGCGAACTCTTTGGTCATGAAAAAGGGGCCTTTACTTCGGCGGTCAAGCAGCGTATCGGGAAGTTTGAGCAGGCTAATGGGGGTACCCTTTTCCTAGATGAGATTGGCGACATGAGTCTGTCGGCTCAAGCTAAGGTACTACGGGCCTTACAGGAGAACCGAATTACTCGAGTAGGGGGCGATAAGGAGATCAAGGTAGATGTAAGAGTGGTAGCTGCTACCAATAAGGATTTGCGCGAGGAGATCAATGCGGGCCGATTCCGTGAAGATTTATACCATCGTCTAGCTGTAATCATTATACAGGTCCCTTCTCTTAACCAGCGCAAGGAAGACATTCCTTTATTGGTCGAGCATTTTGTAGAAGCCATCTGCCAAGACTATGGACGACCAGCCAAGAAAGTAGAGGCCGATGCTTTGGCCCTTTTACAGGAGATGGATTGGACGGGGAACATCCGAGAGTTGCGCAACGTTATTGAGCGGCTCATCATCTTGAGTGAAAACAGCATCAAGAGAGCGGATGTAGAGCAATTTGTAGCGCCATCGATGCACAAATTCCATCCTCTACGTCAGTTGTTTAAAGAACATGAGGACCTTCAAAGTCTACAAAAGGAAATAGAGGCCGAATGGCATAAATACAAGGCCTAA
- the ahr gene encoding NADPH-dependent aldehyde reductase Ahr: protein MNVQAYAAQEAGGKLSPYTYELPAIGKEEVDVKVHYCGLCHSDLSMLNNEWGSTRYPFVPGHEIVGEVVAVGTEVKGLKVGDLVGVGWFSSSCMHCPSCMGGEQHLCGEAQGVIVGRHGGFASHVRAHWSWAIALPEGTDMSKAGPLLCGGATVFNPILNTGVRPTDKVGVIGIGGLGHLALKFLKYWGCEVVAFSSNPAKTEEILAMGATKVVNSRSADSLAAIKGQLNFIINTTNVALDWNAYLSCLAPNGRLHTVGAVLEPMQIPAFSLIGGQKSVSGSPVASPSDMLKMFEFCLRHDIYPEVQEFPMSQINEAIAHLEAGKARYRVVLKND from the coding sequence ATGAACGTACAAGCTTATGCCGCTCAGGAAGCGGGTGGAAAACTAAGTCCTTATACTTATGAGTTGCCGGCTATTGGCAAAGAGGAAGTAGATGTAAAAGTACATTATTGTGGGCTATGTCATTCGGATTTGAGTATGCTCAACAATGAGTGGGGGAGTACTCGTTATCCTTTTGTTCCTGGCCACGAGATTGTGGGGGAGGTAGTAGCTGTAGGTACTGAGGTGAAGGGATTAAAGGTAGGCGATTTGGTTGGCGTAGGTTGGTTCTCTTCCTCTTGTATGCACTGCCCTAGCTGTATGGGAGGGGAGCAGCATCTTTGTGGAGAGGCGCAGGGGGTTATTGTTGGTCGGCATGGAGGTTTTGCCTCTCATGTTCGGGCACATTGGTCTTGGGCGATTGCTTTACCAGAGGGAACCGATATGAGTAAGGCGGGGCCCTTACTTTGTGGAGGGGCTACAGTTTTTAATCCCATTTTGAATACGGGGGTGCGTCCCACGGATAAGGTTGGGGTAATTGGAATTGGTGGATTGGGCCATTTGGCGCTCAAGTTTTTGAAGTATTGGGGATGCGAGGTAGTGGCCTTTAGCTCTAATCCAGCTAAGACCGAAGAAATTTTGGCCATGGGAGCAACCAAAGTAGTTAATTCACGTTCTGCAGATAGTTTGGCAGCAATCAAGGGGCAGTTGAATTTTATCATCAATACCACAAATGTAGCTTTAGATTGGAACGCCTACCTCAGTTGCTTGGCGCCCAATGGTCGTTTGCATACGGTGGGAGCTGTTCTAGAGCCTATGCAGATTCCTGCTTTTAGCTTGATTGGTGGACAGAAGTCTGTGAGCGGTAGCCCCGTGGCTAGCCCAAGCGATATGCTCAAAATGTTTGAGTTTTGCTTGCGTCATGATATCTACCCCGAAGTACAGGAGTTTCCTATGAGCCAAATCAATGAAGCCATTGCGCATTTGGAAGCGGGCAAGGCCCGTTACCGTGTTGTCCTAAAGAATGATTAG
- the tilS gene encoding tRNA lysidine(34) synthetase TilS produces the protein MSLAQELREYVAAQSLFEIGEDLLVLGISGGLDSMVLAHLLMQWQQPQVWVHFNYQLRASAQEEADFLAQLAEEKGIPFYSRTYDLGQELAEQGGNLQGRARSLRYQYFEEIRQQEGAKYILTAHHLDDLVETFFLQQLRGGGLGSMQGILPKDEQRKLCRPLLSVPKQALKAYALRQNIHWKEDLSNRESKYKRNFLRNRVLPEIEQAYPHYKRRLAQNISLLQEENRFIQKEMQAYRLRLLAAGKNGELARLSWLALEDCSEPALFLQYWLRPLGFAPKQIRALWENRQQQAGGIYLAPAYRLQEMAWGLVLAEAERPPMAPLTLPIPEKGQESRLPLPNGQSLRLYWAQTGPGLMAEELEKGLHIRQQQQGDRFRPLGMGGQKKKLSKYYKDEQLSQFEREAQYLLANSEEVLAVLGRRLGHLFEQKAGPDRLRLQLVKKA, from the coding sequence ATGTCTTTAGCCCAAGAGCTTCGAGAATATGTAGCAGCTCAATCGCTTTTTGAGATTGGGGAGGATTTGCTTGTTTTGGGGATCAGTGGTGGTTTAGACTCTATGGTCTTGGCCCATTTGCTTATGCAGTGGCAACAGCCCCAAGTTTGGGTACATTTTAATTATCAATTGCGGGCTAGTGCTCAGGAAGAAGCGGATTTTCTGGCCCAATTGGCGGAAGAAAAGGGCATCCCCTTTTATAGTCGGACTTATGACTTGGGGCAAGAGTTAGCCGAGCAGGGCGGCAATTTGCAGGGGCGAGCTAGGAGTCTGCGCTATCAGTATTTTGAGGAAATTCGGCAGCAAGAGGGAGCCAAATACATCCTGACGGCCCATCATTTAGATGATTTGGTAGAAACCTTTTTCTTGCAGCAGCTAAGAGGCGGGGGATTGGGCAGTATGCAAGGAATTTTGCCCAAGGATGAGCAGCGCAAGCTTTGCCGCCCCCTTTTGTCGGTCCCCAAACAGGCGCTCAAAGCCTATGCTCTACGGCAAAACATTCATTGGAAAGAGGATCTTTCTAATCGAGAGAGCAAGTACAAGCGAAATTTTCTGCGAAATCGGGTCTTGCCTGAAATTGAGCAGGCTTATCCGCATTATAAGCGACGTTTGGCCCAAAATATAAGCTTATTGCAGGAGGAAAACCGCTTTATCCAGAAGGAGATGCAGGCTTATCGCCTCCGTTTATTGGCTGCTGGGAAAAATGGGGAGCTGGCTCGGCTAAGTTGGCTGGCCCTAGAGGATTGTTCGGAGCCGGCGCTCTTTCTACAATATTGGTTGCGGCCTTTGGGCTTTGCCCCTAAGCAGATTCGGGCCCTTTGGGAGAATCGGCAGCAGCAGGCTGGCGGTATTTATCTAGCCCCTGCATATCGTTTGCAGGAAATGGCTTGGGGTTTAGTATTGGCCGAAGCTGAGCGGCCCCCTATGGCTCCCTTAACGCTGCCTATTCCAGAAAAGGGCCAAGAAAGTCGGCTGCCCCTACCCAATGGGCAAAGCTTGCGGCTCTATTGGGCGCAAACAGGGCCTGGGCTAATGGCGGAAGAGCTAGAAAAGGGGCTACATATCCGTCAACAGCAGCAGGGCGATCGGTTTCGGCCATTGGGCATGGGGGGACAAAAGAAAAAGCTCAGTAAATATTACAAAGATGAGCAGCTCAGTCAATTTGAGCGGGAGGCCCAATATCTTTTGGCCAATAGCGAAGAAGTTTTGGCCGTCTTAGGCCGTCGTTTGGGGCATCTCTTTGAGCAGAAGGCTGGGCCAGATCGCCTGCGGTTGCAGCTAGTCAAAAAGGCTTAG
- a CDS encoding FKBP-type peptidyl-prolyl cis-trans isomerase — translation MKELSYQIGLLLGSNLANQVNPQDMDVEAMGQGIQAIFGMSATNEELQAASQAVQNYMQGIAAAQAAESVEQEKSFLEENAKREEVVSRESGLQYEVLVEGDGTIPTAKNTVVAHYEGRLLNGKVFDSSVLRGQPATFPVGNLIQGWQEALQLMPVGSKWRLYIPSALAYGANGAGNDIPPHATLIFELELLSIQG, via the coding sequence ATGAAAGAACTTAGTTATCAAATTGGGCTTTTGCTTGGTAGCAATCTCGCCAATCAAGTGAATCCTCAGGATATGGATGTAGAAGCGATGGGTCAAGGTATCCAAGCTATTTTTGGAATGTCTGCTACCAATGAAGAGCTACAGGCTGCTTCTCAGGCGGTACAAAACTACATGCAAGGTATTGCTGCTGCTCAGGCTGCAGAATCTGTAGAGCAAGAAAAGAGCTTCTTGGAAGAGAATGCTAAACGTGAGGAAGTAGTTAGCCGCGAGAGTGGTTTGCAGTATGAAGTATTGGTAGAGGGTGATGGTACTATCCCCACGGCTAAGAATACTGTAGTTGCACATTACGAAGGTCGTCTACTCAACGGAAAAGTATTTGACAGTTCTGTATTGCGTGGGCAGCCTGCTACTTTCCCTGTAGGTAATTTGATTCAAGGCTGGCAAGAAGCCTTGCAGTTGATGCCTGTGGGATCAAAATGGCGTCTATACATTCCTTCTGCTTTGGCTTATGGAGCCAACGGAGCAGGAAATGACATTCCTCCTCATGCTACTTTGATTTTTGAATTGGAGTTGTTGAGCATCCAAGGCTAA
- a CDS encoding FKBP-type peptidyl-prolyl cis-trans isomerase yields the protein MKWTTRLLFAAGLFSASYGLQSCGEPAQAAPMPSVVSQESAPKGDNFSYAYGMLLGSNLKAMGMDYNDVDTKELLAGLQAALEGKGEAMMDQAAAQQLVNKTFQDMQAKAGQANLVKGQEFLAENAKRPEVKVTESGLQYEVLKEGVGGKPSISNKVKVHYHGTLIDGTVFDSSVDRGQPISFPLGNVIRGWQEGLQLMPVGAKYKLYIPADLGYGGRAAGKIPANSALIFEVELLAIE from the coding sequence ATGAAATGGACGACTCGTCTTCTTTTTGCGGCTGGTTTGTTTAGTGCCAGCTATGGTTTACAATCTTGTGGAGAGCCTGCGCAAGCGGCGCCAATGCCTTCAGTAGTTAGTCAGGAATCGGCCCCTAAAGGGGACAATTTTAGTTATGCTTATGGGATGCTTTTAGGAAGCAATCTCAAGGCGATGGGCATGGATTACAATGATGTAGATACTAAAGAATTGCTAGCGGGTTTGCAGGCTGCTTTGGAGGGTAAAGGAGAGGCGATGATGGATCAGGCGGCGGCACAGCAGTTAGTCAATAAGACGTTTCAGGATATGCAGGCTAAGGCGGGGCAGGCGAACTTAGTGAAGGGGCAGGAATTTTTGGCAGAGAATGCCAAGCGTCCCGAGGTAAAGGTGACTGAGTCTGGTTTGCAGTATGAGGTACTCAAAGAGGGTGTGGGTGGAAAGCCGAGCATTAGCAACAAAGTGAAAGTACATTATCATGGGACCTTGATTGATGGAACTGTTTTCGATAGTTCTGTGGATCGGGGCCAACCGATTTCCTTCCCCTTAGGAAATGTGATTAGAGGCTGGCAAGAAGGTTTGCAATTGATGCCTGTAGGGGCTAAATACAAATTATACATTCCGGCAGACTTGGGATATGGAGGCAGAGCAGCGGGTAAAATCCCTGCGAACTCTGCGCTTATCTTTGAGGTAGAGCTATTGGCTATTGAATAA
- the truB gene encoding tRNA pseudouridine(55) synthase TruB, whose translation MTIKIRTLEVLNQTAPYDFQAGALLLVDKPLEWTSFDVVNKIRYALCRSLGVKKIKVGHAGTLDPLATGLLLICTGKYTKQIDGLQGMPKTYTGQLKLGATTPSYDAESEEIEQQSIEGIDAAALEQARQQFLGPIAQYPPMFSAVKIKGQALYKLARKGKEVERKARHIEIFDFQLTKRELPLVDFEVACSKGTYIRSLAYDFGRALDNAAYLTALRRTKIGDYSVETAWSLPALIEHIESYKQQQD comes from the coding sequence ATGACAATCAAAATAAGAACCTTGGAAGTACTCAATCAAACAGCGCCCTATGATTTTCAGGCAGGGGCCCTCCTCTTAGTCGATAAACCTTTAGAATGGACCTCTTTTGATGTGGTCAATAAGATTCGCTATGCCCTTTGTCGCAGCTTGGGCGTAAAAAAAATCAAGGTGGGACATGCGGGCACCTTAGATCCCTTAGCCACGGGTTTGTTGCTCATTTGCACGGGCAAATACACCAAACAAATTGATGGCTTGCAGGGCATGCCCAAAACCTATACGGGCCAGCTCAAGTTGGGGGCCACTACGCCCTCCTATGATGCGGAATCTGAAGAGATAGAGCAGCAATCTATTGAGGGGATTGATGCTGCAGCCTTAGAGCAGGCACGGCAGCAATTCTTGGGGCCTATTGCCCAATATCCGCCTATGTTTTCGGCCGTAAAGATTAAGGGCCAAGCCTTGTATAAGTTGGCGAGAAAGGGCAAAGAAGTGGAGCGCAAAGCGCGTCATATCGAGATATTCGACTTTCAGTTGACAAAGCGCGAGCTGCCTTTGGTTGATTTTGAGGTAGCTTGTAGCAAGGGGACCTACATTCGTTCTTTGGCCTATGATTTTGGTCGAGCCCTAGATAATGCGGCCTATTTGACGGCCCTTAGACGGACCAAGATTGGGGACTATAGCGTAGAAACGGCTTGGTCCTTGCCTGCTTTGATCGAGCATATTGAAAGTTATAAGCAGCAACAGGACTAG
- the priA gene encoding replication restart helicase PriA has protein sequence MSASSLLDLFETGGGVEKKGTYVEVILPLPLPKLYTYSVPFHLKEWLQKGVRVEVQLGRQGRYAGLVYAITEEKPDYQTRPIISVLDDFPVVTEEQFRLWEWMSDYYLCSMGELMSAALPAGLKLAGESKLLLAENYESKPWMQLHQELPGDEALVIEQLQKKGELSLTDIQRMLKLKSVHKLVKSLIDKQLVQLKEELQERYKPKLEDWVALAPPYELNNPASIKEAFDLIGSRAHKQIDTLMAFMQLGREQKEVRKKELYERAKIDSALLKKLVDKGIFSIYQKELSRLDDYEGEAEGNYALSEQQRQAYSLCLQQFEQKKPVLLHGVTGSGKTQVFVELIEHYIGQGQQVLYLLPEIALTAQIVGRLQKHFGDQILVYHSKFNNNERVEIWRAVQEGVPIILGARSALLLPFQSLGLILVDEEHDPSYKQQDPAPRYNARDTAVFMAHLHGANILLGSATPSLESYQNALEEKYALVQLDQRYGGLALPKIEIVDLGEQQREKRMHGIFSAYLLEALKETLANGEQAILFQNRRGYAPVYRCKSCGWTTECKDCDVSLTYHKYSNNLRCHYCGYQRSLPKSCDACGSHELEIIGFGTEKIEDELQIFLPEARLERMDWDTVRGKDGHDRLINRFADGQIDILIGTQMVTKGLDFDHVGLVAVLSADQMLQFPDFRANERAFQLMTQVAGRAGRKKKQGKVLIQAYQAEHEILREVLQHNFQQFQQRELAERRSFKYPPFQRLIKIQFKHKKRDQLLMAAEWGAKFLQSRLGDRVLGPAEPSIARVRTYYLMDLLIKLGRGGKSLRAAKDKIRDMQEMLRQKDGLSGLRIVIDVDPY, from the coding sequence ATGTCTGCATCTAGCTTATTAGACCTCTTTGAAACTGGGGGAGGCGTGGAGAAAAAAGGGACCTATGTAGAGGTCATTTTGCCCTTGCCTTTACCTAAATTATATACCTATTCTGTTCCTTTTCATTTGAAGGAATGGTTACAAAAGGGGGTGCGAGTAGAGGTGCAGCTTGGGCGGCAGGGGCGTTATGCTGGTTTAGTATATGCCATTACCGAGGAAAAGCCCGACTATCAAACGCGGCCTATTATCTCGGTTTTAGATGATTTTCCAGTGGTCACGGAGGAACAGTTTCGCTTATGGGAGTGGATGTCGGATTATTATCTCTGTAGCATGGGCGAATTGATGTCGGCAGCATTGCCTGCGGGCCTTAAACTAGCGGGGGAAAGCAAACTATTGTTGGCCGAGAACTATGAGAGTAAGCCTTGGATGCAACTGCATCAAGAATTGCCAGGAGATGAGGCCTTAGTGATTGAGCAATTACAAAAAAAAGGCGAGCTCAGCTTGACCGATATTCAGCGGATGTTAAAGCTTAAATCGGTACATAAGCTGGTCAAATCGCTAATAGATAAACAGTTGGTGCAGCTCAAAGAGGAGTTGCAGGAGCGTTATAAGCCCAAGCTAGAAGATTGGGTAGCTTTGGCCCCACCTTATGAGCTCAACAATCCAGCAAGTATAAAAGAAGCCTTTGATCTCATTGGTAGTCGAGCGCATAAGCAAATAGATACCTTAATGGCCTTTATGCAATTGGGGCGGGAACAGAAAGAAGTGCGTAAAAAAGAGCTGTATGAGCGGGCCAAAATAGATAGTGCCTTGCTCAAAAAGCTAGTGGACAAGGGGATATTTAGCATCTATCAAAAGGAATTATCTCGCTTAGACGACTATGAGGGCGAGGCCGAGGGGAACTATGCTCTTTCTGAGCAGCAGCGGCAAGCCTACAGCCTATGTTTGCAGCAGTTTGAGCAGAAAAAGCCCGTTTTGTTACATGGGGTGACGGGTAGTGGGAAGACACAGGTTTTCGTGGAGTTGATTGAGCATTATATAGGGCAGGGGCAGCAGGTCTTGTATCTTTTGCCAGAGATTGCTTTGACGGCTCAGATTGTGGGGCGTTTGCAAAAGCACTTTGGAGACCAGATATTGGTTTACCACTCTAAGTTTAATAACAACGAGCGGGTAGAAATTTGGCGGGCGGTACAAGAAGGCGTGCCGATTATCTTAGGGGCGCGTTCTGCCTTACTCTTACCTTTTCAGAGTTTGGGGCTAATTTTAGTTGATGAGGAGCATGACCCCTCTTATAAGCAGCAAGATCCGGCGCCTCGATATAATGCCAGGGACACGGCTGTATTTATGGCCCATTTGCATGGGGCCAATATTCTTTTGGGTTCGGCTACTCCCTCTTTAGAGAGTTATCAGAATGCTTTGGAGGAAAAGTATGCTTTGGTGCAGCTTGATCAGCGTTATGGGGGGCTGGCCTTACCTAAGATAGAGATTGTGGACCTAGGAGAGCAGCAGCGGGAGAAGCGCATGCATGGTATTTTCTCTGCCTATTTACTAGAGGCCCTCAAAGAGACCTTAGCAAATGGGGAACAGGCTATTCTGTTTCAGAACCGCCGAGGATATGCGCCAGTATACCGTTGTAAGAGTTGTGGTTGGACGACAGAGTGTAAAGATTGTGATGTCAGTTTGACCTACCACAAATACAGCAATAATTTGCGCTGCCACTATTGTGGCTATCAGCGTTCTTTGCCTAAAAGCTGTGATGCTTGCGGCAGTCATGAGTTAGAAATTATTGGTTTTGGGACCGAAAAGATAGAGGATGAGCTACAAATCTTTTTGCCAGAGGCTCGTTTGGAGCGGATGGACTGGGATACCGTTCGTGGGAAAGACGGGCATGATCGGCTCATCAATCGCTTTGCCGATGGGCAAATAGATATTTTAATTGGGACACAAATGGTGACCAAAGGCTTAGACTTTGATCATGTTGGTCTAGTGGCGGTCCTATCTGCGGATCAAATGCTTCAGTTTCCCGATTTTAGGGCCAATGAACGGGCCTTTCAGTTGATGACACAGGTAGCTGGGCGTGCTGGACGGAAGAAAAAGCAGGGGAAGGTCTTGATTCAGGCCTATCAGGCTGAGCATGAAATCCTGCGGGAGGTTTTGCAGCACAACTTTCAGCAGTTTCAGCAAAGGGAGTTGGCTGAGCGACGCAGTTTTAAGTACCCGCCTTTTCAGCGTTTAATAAAAATACAGTTTAAGCATAAGAAGCGGGACCAGCTATTGATGGCGGCAGAATGGGGGGCTAAGTTTTTACAATCGCGTTTGGGTGACCGGGTATTGGGGCCAGCGGAGCCTTCTATTGCTAGGGTGCGGACCTACTACTTAATGGATTTGTTAATCAAATTGGGTCGAGGAGGAAAAAGTTTGCGGGCGGCCAAAGATAAGATTAGGGATATGCAGGAAATGCTTCGGCAGAAGGATGGCCTAAGTGGTTTGAGAATTGTCATTGATGTAGACCCATATTAA